In Halomonas alkalicola, the following proteins share a genomic window:
- a CDS encoding DUF6036 family nucleotidyltransferase, with protein sequence MAIEPTGYPAIEPNTALGRALVDFFDVLEPVYASGEHGVFQVIVFGGCAVHIHTQSRGSADIDAEVASHGHADKSEIIALLGEDAYVFSDEEGVSQMLELDLSFNTTLSPLHEDYEDRVVRLVTQSSVPNVEVYVASAIDVAISKLGRFGERDQHDIQSLLRLPHVDIVEFERLAREAIGYYVGDHTRILGNLSIVLDDYHHSEGQS encoded by the coding sequence ATGGCTATAGAGCCAACAGGCTACCCAGCTATCGAGCCCAATACAGCATTGGGGCGTGCCCTTGTAGACTTCTTTGATGTTCTTGAGCCGGTATACGCGAGCGGTGAGCATGGCGTTTTCCAAGTGATTGTATTTGGCGGGTGTGCCGTCCATATTCATACGCAGTCACGTGGCAGTGCTGATATTGACGCTGAGGTCGCTTCTCACGGCCATGCTGATAAATCCGAGATTATTGCCCTCCTGGGTGAAGATGCCTATGTCTTCTCTGATGAGGAGGGTGTTTCGCAGATGCTGGAGCTCGATCTCAGCTTCAATACGACGCTATCCCCATTGCATGAGGATTACGAGGACCGAGTCGTTCGGCTAGTGACACAAAGCAGTGTTCCGAACGTGGAGGTATATGTAGCCAGCGCCATCGACGTGGCAATCTCCAAGCTTGGCCGATTTGGTGAGCGAGATCAGCATGATATTCAATCTTTACTTCGTCTTCCTCATGTCGATATCGTCGAATTCGAACGGTTGGCTCGTGAGGCCATCGGTTACTATGTCGGCGACCATACTCGAATACTGGGAAACCTAAGCATTGTGCTGGACGACTATCACCACAGTGAGGGTCAGTCATGA
- a CDS encoding helicase C-terminal domain-containing protein, whose protein sequence is MTSTRTANRVQAFLAERLPQRAGYQANPVQMAYAGSMTGALAQPGKLHFIEGDTGIGKSLAYSLALADWVARGKRKHKDKGRNQDIGRRAIVATHTRALQRQLLDPEHLELIAEYLALEGLPSLRVGLRMGRGNYVSPERLARSLGAPELATVAKDRSRRDEERTLAQWALETPGCLLDLETDALPEGVTLADICLLPQEPLPRALEEHFQATQSHDILIINHALLALDLVTEGSITGAQTPYALLLDEAGRFPDAAESILSEQLSLRASHALLDQLGIRAAHAWQELLNGWTTPSHAGRALPLSAPQREQLVAAFQTLRRAKPNLDAVSSTLAAEWHRLMAQADLMTMRLKDSPDSPLLVSHSPVIGLPSLVAQEPAAGRCLKSGAASRCTILTSATLSDMQHALGEAPSFDYLRGRLQLGTADTRLGLKASHPALRFGRMRFTLPDDMPPPLWQPEAGRYALSPTFCAIATRRIRSLSGRVLVLANAYSDVEAIRHAWPEEDARLTTHAPGANLNQIAEALDEDAVLVTPSGWEGLSPTRGDRAFWDHLVILRLPHPTPDPVLQALLEQQFMRRGSRSREEASKLARQILLKQGGIRATHKLRQGLGRGIRHPDDDVHVVILDPRFPSPRGAPAGEGLRQHAQSLGAIPPRFLKDYREAQTTWPGEAATSGRSDQKPMPDTAWGTFF, encoded by the coding sequence ATGACCAGCACCCGGACGGCAAACCGCGTGCAGGCGTTTCTCGCCGAGCGGCTACCCCAGAGGGCCGGCTACCAGGCCAACCCGGTGCAGATGGCCTATGCCGGCTCCATGACCGGCGCCCTGGCCCAGCCCGGCAAGCTGCACTTCATCGAGGGGGATACCGGCATCGGCAAGTCGCTGGCCTACTCGCTGGCGTTGGCGGACTGGGTGGCCCGTGGCAAGAGAAAACACAAGGACAAGGGCCGAAACCAGGACATCGGCCGACGCGCCATCGTCGCCACCCACACCCGGGCGCTGCAGCGCCAGTTGCTGGACCCCGAACATCTCGAGCTGATCGCCGAGTACCTGGCTCTGGAGGGCCTGCCTTCACTGAGGGTGGGCCTGCGTATGGGGCGCGGCAACTATGTCTCCCCCGAACGCCTGGCAAGGTCGCTGGGCGCGCCGGAGCTGGCCACGGTCGCCAAGGACCGCTCTCGGCGGGACGAGGAGCGCACGCTGGCCCAGTGGGCCCTGGAGACGCCCGGCTGCCTGCTCGACCTGGAGACGGACGCCCTGCCCGAAGGCGTCACCCTGGCCGATATCTGCCTGCTGCCCCAGGAACCACTACCCCGAGCCCTTGAAGAGCACTTTCAGGCCACCCAGTCCCACGACATCCTGATCATCAACCACGCCCTGCTGGCTCTGGATCTGGTCACCGAGGGGAGCATCACCGGTGCCCAGACGCCCTATGCGCTGCTGCTGGATGAGGCCGGCCGCTTCCCGGACGCCGCCGAATCGATTCTGTCTGAGCAGCTGTCGCTGCGGGCCAGCCACGCGCTGCTGGACCAGTTGGGGATACGGGCAGCACACGCGTGGCAGGAGCTGCTGAACGGCTGGACGACGCCGTCCCATGCCGGGCGGGCATTGCCGCTCTCCGCTCCACAACGTGAGCAGCTGGTGGCGGCCTTCCAGACGCTGCGCCGTGCCAAGCCCAATCTGGACGCCGTGAGTAGTACCCTCGCTGCGGAGTGGCACCGGCTCATGGCGCAGGCCGACCTGATGACCATGCGCCTGAAGGACTCCCCCGACAGCCCCCTGTTGGTATCGCACTCCCCCGTCATAGGGCTGCCCAGCCTCGTGGCTCAGGAGCCCGCCGCCGGGCGGTGCCTCAAGTCAGGCGCCGCTTCACGCTGCACCATCCTGACCTCGGCCACGCTCTCCGATATGCAGCACGCCCTGGGAGAAGCCCCCAGCTTCGACTATCTGCGGGGCCGCCTGCAGTTGGGCACGGCGGACACCCGCCTGGGCCTCAAGGCGAGCCACCCCGCCCTGCGCTTCGGCAGGATGCGCTTCACCTTGCCGGACGACATGCCCCCGCCACTGTGGCAGCCGGAGGCGGGGCGCTATGCGCTCTCCCCAACCTTCTGCGCCATAGCCACTCGGCGCATCCGCTCGCTCTCGGGCCGCGTCCTGGTGCTGGCCAACGCCTACTCGGACGTGGAGGCAATCCGCCATGCCTGGCCAGAAGAAGACGCAAGGCTTACGACCCACGCCCCCGGCGCGAACCTCAACCAGATCGCCGAGGCGCTGGACGAGGACGCCGTGCTGGTGACCCCTTCAGGATGGGAGGGGCTGTCGCCGACTCGCGGTGACCGGGCCTTCTGGGATCACCTGGTCATCCTGCGCCTGCCCCACCCCACGCCGGACCCCGTGCTCCAGGCCCTGCTGGAACAGCAGTTCATGCGCCGCGGCAGTCGTTCACGGGAGGAAGCCAGCAAACTGGCCCGGCAGATCCTGCTCAAGCAAGGCGGCATACGGGCGACCCACAAGCTGCGCCAGGGCCTCGGGCGCGGAATTCGCCACCCCGATGACGACGTACATGTGGTTATCCTCGACCCACGCTTCCCCTCGCCCAGGGGAGCACCCGCCGGCGAGGGGCTGCGACAGCACGCCCAGTCACTCGGCGCGATACCGCCTCGCTTCCTGAAGGATTACCGCGAAGCCCAGACCACCTGGCCGGGTGAAGCGGCAACTAGCGGCAGGAGCGATCAAAAGCCCATGCCTGATACCGCATGGGGGACGTTCTTTTGA
- a CDS encoding DegQ family serine endoprotease, translating into MKRMIRPLSLWMLLAATLLAWQSASARGLPDFTELVEEAAPGVVNISTTRTVQSRDNPLQGFGGQELPEIFRHFFGDRFPAPPSGPAPGRPQERQSLGSGFIISDDGYILTNAHVVDGADEILVRLSDRRELQAELVGSDERTDVALLKVDGEDLPTLKLGNSDTLRVGEWVAAIGSPFGFDHSVTAGIISAIDRTLPRDAYVPFIQTDVAINPGNSGGPLFNLDGEVIGINSQIFTRSGGFMGLSFAIPINVAMDVADQLRDDGQVRRGWLGVMIQPVSRDLAESFGMDSPSGALIADLDPEGPAARDGLQAGDVILEVDGSRVHDSSTLPRLIGRTAPGSEVELELMRDGQRRQLTVTVGDWPDAERATASRPQESRQARLGISVGELERAEREQIGIEGGVRVREVDPDGAAAAAGIRPGDILVSIDHRAVTGASQLVELVSELPADRAVPVRLFRDGRSLFVALRLAGD; encoded by the coding sequence ATGAAGCGCATGATCCGACCCCTTTCCCTGTGGATGCTGCTCGCCGCGACCCTGCTGGCCTGGCAGTCGGCCTCGGCCCGGGGGCTGCCCGACTTCACCGAGCTGGTGGAGGAGGCCGCTCCTGGCGTCGTCAACATCTCCACCACGCGAACGGTGCAGAGCCGCGACAACCCCTTGCAGGGCTTCGGCGGTCAGGAGCTGCCGGAGATCTTCCGCCACTTCTTCGGCGACCGTTTCCCGGCGCCGCCCAGCGGTCCGGCGCCCGGGCGTCCCCAGGAGCGCCAGTCACTGGGCTCCGGCTTCATCATCAGCGATGACGGCTACATCCTCACCAATGCCCACGTGGTGGACGGCGCCGACGAGATCCTGGTCCGCCTCAGCGATCGCCGCGAGCTCCAGGCCGAGCTGGTGGGCAGTGACGAGCGCACCGATGTGGCGCTGCTCAAAGTGGACGGCGAGGACCTGCCTACCCTCAAGCTGGGCAACTCCGATACCCTTCGGGTGGGCGAGTGGGTGGCCGCCATCGGCTCGCCCTTCGGCTTCGACCACTCGGTGACCGCCGGCATCATCAGCGCCATCGACCGCACCCTGCCCAGGGATGCCTATGTGCCCTTCATCCAGACCGATGTCGCCATCAACCCGGGCAACTCCGGCGGCCCGCTGTTCAACCTGGACGGCGAGGTGATCGGCATCAACTCCCAGATCTTCACCCGCAGCGGCGGCTTCATGGGGCTCTCGTTTGCCATTCCCATCAACGTCGCCATGGACGTGGCCGACCAGCTGCGCGATGACGGCCAGGTGCGCCGCGGCTGGCTCGGGGTGATGATCCAGCCGGTCTCCCGGGACCTGGCCGAATCCTTCGGCATGGACAGCCCCAGCGGGGCGCTGATCGCCGACCTGGACCCCGAGGGCCCGGCCGCCCGCGATGGCCTGCAGGCCGGCGATGTCATCCTCGAGGTGGACGGCAGCCGCGTGCACGACTCCAGCACCCTGCCGCGCCTGATCGGCCGCACCGCGCCGGGCAGCGAGGTGGAGCTCGAACTGATGCGCGACGGCCAGCGTCGCCAGCTCACCGTCACCGTGGGTGACTGGCCCGACGCCGAGCGGGCCACCGCCAGCCGCCCACAGGAGAGTCGCCAGGCCCGCCTGGGTATCTCGGTGGGCGAGCTCGAGCGCGCCGAGCGTGAACAGATCGGCATCGAGGGCGGCGTGCGGGTGCGCGAGGTCGACCCCGACGGTGCCGCCGCCGCGGCCGGTATCCGCCCCGGCGACATCCTGGTCAGCATCGACCATCGGGCCGTCACCGGCGCCTCCCAGCTGGTCGAGCTGGTCAGCGAGCTGCCCGCCGATCGTGCCGTGCCGGTGCGGCTCTTCCGCGATGGCCGCTCGCTGTTCGTGGCCCTGCGCCTGGCCGGCGACTGA